CTGGAATCTCTTGCTAAGATTTTTTGCTATAACAGCTCTTATCTTGGTAGAATTTTCAGAAGCGGAACAGGCGAGAGCTTTAATTCCTATCTTGATCATGTCCGAATTCGCAAGGCAAAAGAAATGCTTGCGGAAGGGAAGTACAAGGTTTATGAAATTTCTTATATGGTAGGATACAAGAATATAGACTATTTTTATAGGAAGTTTAAATACTATGTGGGACGAAAACCCAGGGATTATTGGGGCGAAATGCCGGACTTGACTACAAGGATTGAAAAGGAGAGTTAAGGGATGGATAAATATATGCCTATTTGCAACAAGTTTCCTCATATCCTCCACGGTGGAGATTACAACCCGGAGCAGTGGTTGGAGACGCCAAAGATAATAGATGAGGATTTTCGTCTTATGAAGCTTGCCCACTGTAATGCAATGACGGTTGGAATTTTTTCGTGGATGGCACTGGAGCCGGAAGAGGGCAAGTATAATTTTGGTTGGCTGGACAGTATTATGGATAGGCTTGCCCAAAACGGAATGGCTGCTATTCTGGCTACTCCTAGCGGTGCAAAACCCAACTGGATGTCGCAAAAATACCCGGAAATATTGCGTACTCAGGCCGACAGGTTAAAGGATTTACATGGAGGACGTCATAACCATTGTTTTACCTCACCAATTTACCGTAAAAAGGTAAGCCGGATAAATCGTATGTTGGCGGAACGTTATGCAAAGCATCCCGCACTAATTTTATGGCATATCTCAAATGAATACAGTGGGGAATGTCATTGTCCGTTATGTCAGGAAGCATTTCGCAGTTTTCTTCGAAACAAGTATGCTGGTGACCTTGAAAAGCTCAACCATGAGTGGTGGACGGGCTTCTGGGCACACCGGTATACAGATTGGTCACAAATTGAGTCGCCATCTCCACGGGGTGAGAATGAGACTCATGGACTTATTCTGGATTGGAAGAGGTTTGTCTCACACCAGACAATTGACTTTTTTAAAAACGAAATAAAACCCTTACGGGAATTAACACCGGACGTTCCTGTTACTACAAATATGATGGGAACCTTTCCGGGTATAGAATACAGGGAACTTGCAAAAGAGCTGGATGTGGTTTCCTGGGATAGTTATCCCACCTGGCACACCACGGAGCAACCGGATTGGAAAATCGGTGTACGAACTTCCTTTATCCATGACCTTAACAGGTCTCTCAAACAGGGTAAACCATTTATGATGATGGAAAGTACACCAAGTACTGTTAACTGGCAAAAGGTAAACAAGCTAAAGCGCCCCGGCATGCATATGCTATCGTCATTGCAGGCATTGGCCCATGGCAGTGACACAGTTCAGTACTTTCAGTGGCGAAAATCACGGGGGAGCTTTGAAAAATTCCATGGTGCGGTGGTAGATCATGTGGGACATGAGAACACTCGTGTGTTCAGGGATGTTTCACAGGTGGGGCAAGCACTTGAAAAACTGGATGAACTTGTGGGAACTACGGTTCATCCGCAGGTTGCTATAATATTTGATTGGGAAAACCGATGGGCCATAGAGGAAGCACAGGCACTTGCTCGTGACAGGATACAGTATGAGGAAACCTGTATATTACATTATACAGCCTTTTGGATGCAAGGGGTAACCGTAGACATTATAGGTGCCAGAGAAGATTTCTCACAGTACAAGCTTGTTATTGCACCTATGCTCTATATGACCCATCCCGGCGTCGGAGAGCGTATTGAGGCTTTTGTTAGGGAGGGAGGAACCTTTGTTACCACCTATTGGAGCGGAATTGTAAATGAGAATGACCTATGTCATTTGGGGGGATTCCCGGGGCCGCTGCGTACAGTCACGGGTATTTGGAGCGAGGAAATAGATGCTCTGCACCCGGATGAAAACAATAGTCTTTTAATTAGTAAAAACTCTCTGGGCCTTTCCGGCTCTTATAGAGTTCAGGACTTCTGTGAGTTAATCCACGCAGAATCTGCACAGGTTCTGGCTGTGTATGGTGACGATTTTTACCAAGGGCGGCCGGCTCTTACGGTTAACCGTTTTGGAAAAGGAGATGCCTACTACATGGCAGCCCGTACAGGAGAAGATTTCCTTGATAATTTTTACAATACCCTTATGGAAAAGTTATCACTTACACGTACAATGGAAGCGAAGCTGCCAAGGGGAGTAACAGCCCAACATCGTACTGATGGACAAAACCGCTACATATTTATAATGAATTTCAATGCAAAAAAGGAAGAGATTTCTCTTACCGGGATTTACACAGATATGCTTACCGGGGAAGAACGGCAAGGAGTTATAGAACTTGATCCCTTTGACGTAAAAGTCCTAAAGCTATAAGATTATAAAAAGGGGTTGTGACAAAACAGAAAGTTTTTTTGTTTTAACACCGGTACTCCCGTATAAAATTATATCAATGATTGCTTCTAAGATATTTGCAAGAGTTTCTAGCGGCTCATCTTTGGATATTTTACCGTCGCTCACATTCATCGTCCATGATTCATGGTTTCGCTAAAACTTACATCGTATAGGTTTTCCGGTAAAATATCCGTGTTCAACCATAAACAACTGCAAATATCTTTAACCAAGCTTCCATTGATACAATTTATACTCGCGTACAGGTGTTTATTTATAATAAAACTACTTTATATTTGGCAAGTTCTGTAAACTCTTATTTGCGGATTCCGGAGAAAATTCTATATCATCAATGAGTCCGTTAAAATAGTTTTCATATGCTGCGAAATCAAAATATCCGTGTCCGCTGAGACAGAACAGAATAACCTTTTCCTCGCCGGATTCCTTTGCCAGAATAGCTTCATCCATTGCCGCCCTTATAGCATGTGCTGATTCGGGAGCAGGAACTATTCCTTCGGTCCTTGCAAAGGATACTGCCGCTTCAAAAACGGATTTCTGACCGTATGCTTTTGCTTCAATTATTCCGTCATGATACAACTGGCTGACAATGGCGGAATCGCCGTGATATCTCAACCCGCCTGCATGTATACCTGATGGAATAAAATCATGTCCTAAAGTATACATTTTGGTTATTGGAGCTGCTTTTGCGGTATCTCCATAATCATATGCAAATACACCCTTTGTCAAAGTGGGACATGCTGATGGTTCAACGGCTACAGCCCTAAGGTTGCGTCCATTGAGCTTATCCTGCAAAAATGGGAAAGTCAGACCGGCAAAATTGCTACCGCCTCCGCAACACGCAAAAATTACGTCGGGATATTCATCCAAATACTCCATTTGCTTTTTCGCTTCGATTCCGATTATGGTCTGATGCAGACATACGTGGTTTAAAACACTTCCCAGTGCATAGTTGGTATCAGCATGTGTCGCTGCATCCTCAACTGCTTCACTTATTGCGATTCCAAGACTACCTGAGCAATCAGGGTCTCTTTCCAAAATGCTTCTTCCGCTGTTTGTCAGTGTGCTGGGACTTGCTACAACATTTGCACCAAAGGTTTTCATAAATGAACGTCGGTACGGTTTTTGCTGATAGCTGACA
This region of Clostridium sp. BNL1100 genomic DNA includes:
- a CDS encoding beta-galactosidase; translation: MDKYMPICNKFPHILHGGDYNPEQWLETPKIIDEDFRLMKLAHCNAMTVGIFSWMALEPEEGKYNFGWLDSIMDRLAQNGMAAILATPSGAKPNWMSQKYPEILRTQADRLKDLHGGRHNHCFTSPIYRKKVSRINRMLAERYAKHPALILWHISNEYSGECHCPLCQEAFRSFLRNKYAGDLEKLNHEWWTGFWAHRYTDWSQIESPSPRGENETHGLILDWKRFVSHQTIDFFKNEIKPLRELTPDVPVTTNMMGTFPGIEYRELAKELDVVSWDSYPTWHTTEQPDWKIGVRTSFIHDLNRSLKQGKPFMMMESTPSTVNWQKVNKLKRPGMHMLSSLQALAHGSDTVQYFQWRKSRGSFEKFHGAVVDHVGHENTRVFRDVSQVGQALEKLDELVGTTVHPQVAIIFDWENRWAIEEAQALARDRIQYEETCILHYTAFWMQGVTVDIIGAREDFSQYKLVIAPMLYMTHPGVGERIEAFVREGGTFVTTYWSGIVNENDLCHLGGFPGPLRTVTGIWSEEIDALHPDENNSLLISKNSLGLSGSYRVQDFCELIHAESAQVLAVYGDDFYQGRPALTVNRFGKGDAYYMAARTGEDFLDNFYNTLMEKLSLTRTMEAKLPRGVTAQHRTDGQNRYIFIMNFNAKKEEISLTGIYTDMLTGEERQGVIELDPFDVKVLKL
- a CDS encoding TrpB-like pyridoxal phosphate-dependent enzyme codes for the protein MRRDEISKVILSENDIPKQWYNIVADMPNKPAPYHNPATLDIIKPDDMKAIFPDEVIKQEMSSERYIDIPDEVRQRYCQFRPSPLYRAKALEKLLDTPARIYYKYEGTNATGSHKLNTAIPQVYYNKLAGIKRLATETGAGQWGSALSLATSQFGLECSVYMVNVSYQQKPYRRSFMKTFGANVVASPSTLTNSGRSILERDPDCSGSLGIAISEAVEDAATHADTNYALGSVLNHVCLHQTIIGIEAKKQMEYLDEYPDVIFACCGGGSNFAGLTFPFLQDKLNGRNLRAVAVEPSACPTLTKGVFAYDYGDTAKAAPITKMYTLGHDFIPSGIHAGGLRYHGDSAIVSQLYHDGIIEAKAYGQKSVFEAAVSFARTEGIVPAPESAHAIRAAMDEAILAKESGEEKVILFCLSGHGYFDFAAYENYFNGLIDDIEFSPESANKSLQNLPNIK